One genomic segment of Helianthus annuus cultivar XRQ/B chromosome 14, HanXRQr2.0-SUNRISE, whole genome shotgun sequence includes these proteins:
- the LOC110904477 gene encoding pentatricopeptide repeat-containing protein At3g09650, chloroplastic: MTVKPPPPQPSPSSSATFSRSHRHHSHPLNSISNLHFLSPSPPSAKIFTSSTTTTTTTTTTATNPSTSITTTNTVTPPRRDSDETLLNLLRQRKTDDAWVIYTQSPHLPNPTCLSRLISQLSYQNTPSALTRAQSIIRRLRHERQLHRLDSNSLGLLAVAAAKSGDTLYANSILKSMLRSGYLPHVKAWSAVVSRLAASGDDGPKEAVKLFSQVTRTIRRITEPNLVMNSRPDTAAYNAVLNACANLGWTEKFLQLFDEMPESECEPDILTYNVMIKLCARTERKDLLVFVLERIIEKGIPLCMTTLQSLVASYIGFGDLETAEKVVQAMREGRRDLCRILREANLQEFPNENESEVFEKLLPNMKYPTDYEPPLLEKVFAPNTRMYTTLMKGYMKAGRIKDTVRMLEAMRNQEDSSSHPDHVSYTTVVSALVNVGSMEKARQVLTEMTRSGVQANRITYNILLKGYCQQLQLDNARETIKEMINAGIEPDAVSYNTLIDGCILIDDCAGALAFFNEMRARGIAPTKISYTTLMKAFSVSGQPKLAHDVFSEMEKDPRVKVDLVAWNMLIEAYSRAGMLDPAKELVEKMKKKGVYPDVATYGSLASCIALAKKPGEALLLWNEIKERCGLIITDEVKVSKSVSKVPILKPDEGLLDTLADICVRAAFFKKALEIVAFMEELGIAPNKTKYTRIYVEMHSRMFTSKHASRARQDRRIERKRAAEAFKFWLGLPNSYYGSEWRLEGEGVEDDEYAI, encoded by the coding sequence ATGACCgttaaaccaccaccaccacaaccgtcACCGTCCTCCTCCGCCACCTTCTCCCGTTCCCACCGCCACCACAGTCACCCCCTCAACTCAATCTCCAACCTTCATTTCCTCTCCCCCTCACCTCCCTCCGCCAAAATCTTcacctcctccaccaccaccaccaccaccaccaccaccaccgcaacTAACCCCTCCACCTCCATTACCACCACCAACACTGTCACACCTCCACGGCGAGACTCCGACGAGACTCTTCTAAACCTTCTCCGGCAACGAAAAACCGACGATGCTTGGGTTATCTACACACAATCTCCCCACTTACCAAACCCTACATGCCTCAGCAGATTAATCTCCCAATTATCCTACCAAAACACTCCATCTGCACTCACCAGAGCTCAATCCATCATCCGTCGTCTCCGCCATGAACGCCAGCTCCACCGCCTGGACTCCAACTCCCTCGGCCTCCTCGCCGTCGCCGCCGCTAAGTCCGGTGACACACTCTACGCCAACTCCATCCTCAAGTCCATGCTCAGATCCGGTTATTTGCCCCATGTGAAGGCCTGGAGTGCCGTAGTAAGTCGCCTTGCAGCATCCGGTGATGACGGGCCTAAAGAGGCGGTTAAATTGTTCAGTCAGGTTACTAGAACGATCAGGAGGATCACCGAGCCGAATTTGGTGATGAATTCTCGGCCGGATACTGCGGCGTATAATGCGGTTTTGAATGCGTGTGCGAATTTGGGGTGGACTGAGAAGTTCCTCCaactgtttgatgaaatgcctgagAGTGAATGTGAGCCGGATATTTTGACGTACAATGTTATGATTAAGCTTTGTGCTAGGACTGAGAGGAAAGACTTGCTTGTGTTTGTGTTGGAAAGGATTATTGAAAAGGGGATTCCGTTGTGTATGACTACGTTGCAGTCGTTAGTGGCGTCTTATATAGGGTTTGGGGATTTGGAAACCGCGGAGAAAGTTGTGCAAGCGATGAGGGAAGGGAGGCGGGATCTTTGTAGGATTTTAAGGGAGGCGAATTTGCAGGAGTTTCCGAATGAAAATGAGAGTGAAGTGTTTGAAAAATTGCTTCCGAATATGAAGTATCCGACTGATTATGAACCGCCATTGTTAGAAAAGGTGTTTGCACCGAACACTAGAATGTACACTACGTTGATGAAGGGTTACATGAAAGCAGGCCGGATTAAAGACACCGTGAGGATGCTTGAAGCTATGAGAAACCAAGAAGATAGTTCTAGTCATCCGGATCATGTTTCATACACGACTGTCGTTTCTGCATTGGTCAATGTCGGGTCAATGGAAAAAGCAAGGCAGGTTTTGACCGAAATGACAAGATCTGGAGTTCAAGCAAATCGAATAACTTACAACATCCTCCTAAAAGGTTATTGCCAACAGCTTCAGTTAGATAACGCAAGGGAGACGATTAAGGAAATGATCAATGCAGGGATAGAACCCGATGCTGTATCATACAATACACTAATCGATGGATGTATATTAATCGATGATTGTGCAGGAGCTCTTGCGTTCTTCAATGAAATGAGAGCTAGAGGCATTGCTCCCACAAAGATAAGTTACACAACTCTCATGAAAGCTTTTTCAGTATCGGGCCAACCGAAGCTAGCCCATGATGTTTTTAGTGAAATGGAGAAAGACCCACGAGTGAAAGTCGATTTAGTTGCTTGGAATATGTTAATTGAAGCTTATAGCCGAGCAGGTATGCTTGATCCTGCAAAAGAACTAGTtgagaaaatgaaaaagaaaggGGTTTATCCAGATGTAGCTACATATGGCAGTCTTGCAAGTTGTATAGCATTAGCAAAAAAGCCTGGTGAAGCGTTATTACTTTGGAACGAGATTAAGGAACGCTGTGGTTTAATAATCACCGATGAAGTTAAGGTTTCTAAATCTGTGTCAAAGGTTCCAATCTTGAAGCCTGATGAAGGGTTGTTGGATACTTTAGCAGATATATGTGTGAGGGCTGCTTTCTTTAAGAAAGCTTTGGAAATAGTGGCTTTCATGGAGGAATTAGGTATAGCACCAAATAAGACCAAGTATACGAGAATCTATGTAGAGATGCATTCAAGAATGTTTACGAGCAAACATGCTTCAAGAGCAAGGCAAGATAGGAGGATCGAGAGGAAAAGAGCTGCGGAAGCTTTTAAATTTTGGCTCGGTTTGCCGAATTCTTATTATGGAAGCGAGTGGAGACTCGAAGGAGAAGgagttgaagatgatgaatacgcAATTTGA
- the LOC110904479 gene encoding uncharacterized protein LOC110904479, translated as MGNLDGDSSAVRNEKPATSNRPLSMVNQRPKLMFVIYAGILLMMYNPMVQILRWKYQGRNETPFETQSFLIYTSVFAFLIAGLTSAFSLHYYLTNSTRKQSLSPLLYRIINIVFPVSAVVAHLSLVLILIID; from the exons ATGGGTAATTTGGACGGAGATTCTTCTGCTGTTCGGAATGAAAAACCTGCAACAAGTAATCGTCCCCTTTCTAT GGTTAATCAACGCCCAAAACTGATGTTTGTGATATATGCTGGAATACTTCTTATGATGTACAATCCCATGGTTCAGATTCTTCGATGGAAGTATCAAGGAAGAAACGAAACCCCTTTCGAAACTCAGAGTTTCCTCATCTATACATCTGTATTTGCATTTCTTATCGCGGGTTTAACGTCAGCGTTTTCGCTTCATTATTATCTAACAAACTCTACCAGAAAACAATCCTTATCTCCTTTGCTCTACAGGATCATTAACATTGTGTTTCCCGTCTCGGCTGTTGTTGCTCATCTCTCGCTCGTGTTGATACTAATCATAGATTGA
- the LOC110904475 gene encoding probable LRR receptor-like serine/threonine-protein kinase At1g67720 isoform X2, whose translation MIKSYTEQRVKYLLKTRPDNNIKHSDISLQITANANTIESQELIFLASDPTVSVCLSNSTTGQPFISTLELRQFNGSVYLTPFEDQFFLSVSARINFGADNDDPVRYPDDPFDRIWQSDSVKKANYLVDVAAGTQKVSTKLPIDIGKDELPPQKVMQTAVVGRTGSLTYRLNLDGFPGFGWAYTYFAEIEDLNLDQTRKFRLVLPGAPDLSKAIVNIQENAQGNYRVYEPGFYNISLPFVLSFKFTKTDDSTEGPLVNAMEISKYIRISGGSFDGAVAANLVSGYKSLDWAQEGGDPCLPVPWSWLECNSDPQPKIISVKLSSKNISGSIPSELTKLSSLEELWLDGNAFTGSILDFTGCPNLKIIHLENNQLTGGIPSSLADLPHLHKLYVQNNLLSGHVPPGLLNKNIVLNYTGNDKLHKKTSGGRLNKYIIFGLAIGAGALLIGFISSCLIIRQRKKDHKKEPEVSFHVSSMSNATTSEGAQSFTLSELRSATDNFQKKVGSGGFGTVYYGKLNDGKEIAVKILGNSNIQQGKKEFANEVSLLSRIHHRNLVKFYGFCQEEGKDILVYEFMHNGTLKEHLYGPLAKENRLKWIKRLEIAEESAKGIEYLHTGCVPSIIHRDLKTSNILLDNNMKAKVSDFGLSKLAIDGISHVSSIVRGTLGYLDPEYYISNHLTEKSDIYSFGVILLELISGKEAISNESFGINCRNIVQWAKVHIENGDIQGIIDPSLGDEYDIQSMWKVAEKALMCVQPHANTRPSMSEIIKEIQDAILIERGAGSSEEISRNSFNSSLNMGVGVDPYVSFHESIALPSAR comes from the exons ATGATCAAATCATATACGGAACAACGAGTAAAATATCTATTGAAAACGAGACCAGACAACAATATCAAACACTCAGATATTTCCCTGCAGATAACCGCAA ATGCTAATACTATAGAGTCTCAAGAACTCATCTTTTTGGCTTCTGATCCAACGGTCAGTGTGTGTTTATCAAATTCTACAACCGGTCAACCCTTCATTTCCACACTTGAGCTTAGACAGTTTAACGGTTCGGTCTATCTTACACCGTTTGAGGACCAATTCTTTTTAAGTGTTTCGGCCCGCATCAATTTTGGGGCTGATAATGACGATCCAGTCAG ATATCCAGATGATCCATTTGATAGAATATGGCAGTCTGATTCGGTTAAAAAAGCAAATTACCTTGTTGATGTAGCAGCAGGGACTCAAAAAGTTTCAACCAAATTACCGATCGATATCGGGAAGGACGAATTGCCACCTCAGAAAGTTATGCAGACAGCTGTCGTGGGCCGAACCGGATCTTTAACTTACCGTTTGAATTTGGATGGGTTCCCGGGCTTTGGTTGGGCTTACACTTATTTTGCGGAAATCGAAGATTTAAACCTCGATCAAACCCGAAAATTCCGGCTTGTTCTTCCTGGAGCACCGGATTTGAGTAAAGCTATTGTCAACATACAAGAAAACGCTCAGGGAAATTATCGTGTATATGAGCCCGGATTTTATAACATATCGCTACCTTTTGTTTTATCGTTTAAATTCACAAAAACAGATGATTCAACCGAGGGTCCTCTTGTTAATGCAATGGAGATCAGTAAATATATTAGAATAAGTGGCGGTTCTTTTGATG GGGCCGTGGCTGCTAACTTAGTATCGGGTTACAAGTCTCTAGATTGGGCTCAAGAAGGTGGTGATCCGTGCTTGCCGGTTCCTTGGTCTTGGTTGGAGTGTAATTCAGACCCGCAGCCGAAGATTATCTCAGT CAAATTATCAAGTAAAAACATTAGCGGAAGCATTCCTTCAGAATTGACCAAGTTGAGCAGCTTAGAAGAGTT GTGGCTCGATGGAAATGCATTTACTGGTTCAATCCTCGATTTTACTGGATGCCCAAACTTAAAGATCAT ACATCTTGAAAACAATCAGTTGACAGGTGGCATACCCTCCTCCTTAGCAGACTTACCTCATTTACACAAACT GTATGTGCAGAATAACTTGTTGTCCGGACACGTGCCACCGGGCCTTCTGAACAAGAACATAGTCTTAAA CTACACCGGAAACGACAAACTTCACAAGAAAACTAGTGGCGGGAGGCTCAATAAATACATTATCTTCGGATTAGCAATTGGGGCCGGTGCTTTGTTAATAGGATTTATAAGCTCATGCCTGATCATTCGCCAACGAAAAAAAGATCACAAGAAAG AGCCTGAAGTCAGCTTCCATGTTTCTTCTATGAGTAATGCAACAACTTCAGAAGGTGCCCAAAGTTTTACGCTATCTGAACTTAGATCCGCGACAGATAATTTCCAGAAAAAAGTCGGTTCCGGAGGCTTTGGAACCGTATACTATGGTAAATTAAACGACGGAAAGGAAATCGCAGTCAAAATTTTGGGAAATAGCAACATCCAACAAGGAAAAAAGGAATTTGCAAATGAG GTGAGTCTTCTGTCAAGAATACATCATAGAAACTTGGTAAAATTTTATGgattttgtcaagaagaagggaAGGATATACTTGTTTACGAGTTTATGCACAACGGAACTCTTAAAGAACATCTTTATG GACCTTTAGCAAAAGAAAATAGACTCAAATGGATCAAACGACTTGAGATCGCTGAAGAGTCTGCCAAAG GAATCGAGTACCTTCATACCGGTTGTGTCCCTTCTATTATACATAGAGACTTGAAAACAAGCAACATTCTTCTCGATAACAACATGAAAGCCAAAGTTTCTGATTTCGGCCTCTCGAAACTTGCAATCGATGGGATTTCACATGTATCGAGCATAGTTCGAGGCACTCTCGGCTATCTTGATCCCGA ATACTATATTTCCAATCATTTGACAGAAAAAAGCGATATCTATAGTTTTGGGGTGATTCTTCTTGAACTGATATCCGGTAAAGAAGCAATTTCAAATGAAAGTTTTGGTATAAACTGTCGCAACATCGTTCAATGG GCGAAAGTGCATATAGAGAACGGGGACATCCAAGGGATCATTGATCCGTCATTAGGAGACGAATATGATATACAATCAATGTGGAAAGTAGCAGAGAAAGCATTAATGTGTGTGCAGCCTCACGCAAACACGAGGCCTTCAATGTCTGAAATTATAAAAGAAATACAGGATGCAATCTTGATTGAAAGGGGAGCGGGTAGCTCGGAAGAAATATCACGGAACTCATTTAATTCTTCGTTAAATATGGGTGTGGGTGTCGATCCTTATGTGTCGTTTCATGAGTCTATTGCACTCCCCTCGGCTCGTTAG
- the LOC110904475 gene encoding probable LRR receptor-like serine/threonine-protein kinase At1g67720 isoform X1 yields the protein MGFHHLLFFSVLLLLHSFLVFTKAQLPGFISLDCGGEKNHTDNLGLEWTPDDQIIYGTTSKISIENETRQQYQTLRYFPADNRKYCYSLNVKSRTRYLIRATFLYGNFDNNNVYPKFDISLGPTHWATIVISDANTIESQELIFLASDPTVSVCLSNSTTGQPFISTLELRQFNGSVYLTPFEDQFFLSVSARINFGADNDDPVRYPDDPFDRIWQSDSVKKANYLVDVAAGTQKVSTKLPIDIGKDELPPQKVMQTAVVGRTGSLTYRLNLDGFPGFGWAYTYFAEIEDLNLDQTRKFRLVLPGAPDLSKAIVNIQENAQGNYRVYEPGFYNISLPFVLSFKFTKTDDSTEGPLVNAMEISKYIRISGGSFDGAVAANLVSGYKSLDWAQEGGDPCLPVPWSWLECNSDPQPKIISVKLSSKNISGSIPSELTKLSSLEELWLDGNAFTGSILDFTGCPNLKIIHLENNQLTGGIPSSLADLPHLHKLYVQNNLLSGHVPPGLLNKNIVLNYTGNDKLHKKTSGGRLNKYIIFGLAIGAGALLIGFISSCLIIRQRKKDHKKEPEVSFHVSSMSNATTSEGAQSFTLSELRSATDNFQKKVGSGGFGTVYYGKLNDGKEIAVKILGNSNIQQGKKEFANEVSLLSRIHHRNLVKFYGFCQEEGKDILVYEFMHNGTLKEHLYGPLAKENRLKWIKRLEIAEESAKGIEYLHTGCVPSIIHRDLKTSNILLDNNMKAKVSDFGLSKLAIDGISHVSSIVRGTLGYLDPEYYISNHLTEKSDIYSFGVILLELISGKEAISNESFGINCRNIVQWAKVHIENGDIQGIIDPSLGDEYDIQSMWKVAEKALMCVQPHANTRPSMSEIIKEIQDAILIERGAGSSEEISRNSFNSSLNMGVGVDPYVSFHESIALPSAR from the exons ATGGGGTTTCATCATTTATTGTTCTTctctgttcttcttcttcttcacagtTTCTTGGTGTTCACCAAAGCCCAGTTGCCAG GTTTTATAAGTTTAGATTGTGGTGGCGAAAAGAATCACACAGACAACCTCGGGCTCGAGTGGACTCCTGATGATCAAATCATATACGGAACAACGAGTAAAATATCTATTGAAAACGAGACCAGACAACAATATCAAACACTCAGATATTTCCCTGCAGATAACCGCAAGTATTGTTACTCACTTAATGTGAAAAGTAGGACTAGATATCTCATACGAGCCACATTCTTATACGGCAATTTTGATAACAACAATGTATACCCGAAATTCGATATTTCCCTTGGCCCCACTCATTGGGCAACTATTGTCATTTCAGATGCTAATACTATAGAGTCTCAAGAACTCATCTTTTTGGCTTCTGATCCAACGGTCAGTGTGTGTTTATCAAATTCTACAACCGGTCAACCCTTCATTTCCACACTTGAGCTTAGACAGTTTAACGGTTCGGTCTATCTTACACCGTTTGAGGACCAATTCTTTTTAAGTGTTTCGGCCCGCATCAATTTTGGGGCTGATAATGACGATCCAGTCAG ATATCCAGATGATCCATTTGATAGAATATGGCAGTCTGATTCGGTTAAAAAAGCAAATTACCTTGTTGATGTAGCAGCAGGGACTCAAAAAGTTTCAACCAAATTACCGATCGATATCGGGAAGGACGAATTGCCACCTCAGAAAGTTATGCAGACAGCTGTCGTGGGCCGAACCGGATCTTTAACTTACCGTTTGAATTTGGATGGGTTCCCGGGCTTTGGTTGGGCTTACACTTATTTTGCGGAAATCGAAGATTTAAACCTCGATCAAACCCGAAAATTCCGGCTTGTTCTTCCTGGAGCACCGGATTTGAGTAAAGCTATTGTCAACATACAAGAAAACGCTCAGGGAAATTATCGTGTATATGAGCCCGGATTTTATAACATATCGCTACCTTTTGTTTTATCGTTTAAATTCACAAAAACAGATGATTCAACCGAGGGTCCTCTTGTTAATGCAATGGAGATCAGTAAATATATTAGAATAAGTGGCGGTTCTTTTGATG GGGCCGTGGCTGCTAACTTAGTATCGGGTTACAAGTCTCTAGATTGGGCTCAAGAAGGTGGTGATCCGTGCTTGCCGGTTCCTTGGTCTTGGTTGGAGTGTAATTCAGACCCGCAGCCGAAGATTATCTCAGT CAAATTATCAAGTAAAAACATTAGCGGAAGCATTCCTTCAGAATTGACCAAGTTGAGCAGCTTAGAAGAGTT GTGGCTCGATGGAAATGCATTTACTGGTTCAATCCTCGATTTTACTGGATGCCCAAACTTAAAGATCAT ACATCTTGAAAACAATCAGTTGACAGGTGGCATACCCTCCTCCTTAGCAGACTTACCTCATTTACACAAACT GTATGTGCAGAATAACTTGTTGTCCGGACACGTGCCACCGGGCCTTCTGAACAAGAACATAGTCTTAAA CTACACCGGAAACGACAAACTTCACAAGAAAACTAGTGGCGGGAGGCTCAATAAATACATTATCTTCGGATTAGCAATTGGGGCCGGTGCTTTGTTAATAGGATTTATAAGCTCATGCCTGATCATTCGCCAACGAAAAAAAGATCACAAGAAAG AGCCTGAAGTCAGCTTCCATGTTTCTTCTATGAGTAATGCAACAACTTCAGAAGGTGCCCAAAGTTTTACGCTATCTGAACTTAGATCCGCGACAGATAATTTCCAGAAAAAAGTCGGTTCCGGAGGCTTTGGAACCGTATACTATGGTAAATTAAACGACGGAAAGGAAATCGCAGTCAAAATTTTGGGAAATAGCAACATCCAACAAGGAAAAAAGGAATTTGCAAATGAG GTGAGTCTTCTGTCAAGAATACATCATAGAAACTTGGTAAAATTTTATGgattttgtcaagaagaagggaAGGATATACTTGTTTACGAGTTTATGCACAACGGAACTCTTAAAGAACATCTTTATG GACCTTTAGCAAAAGAAAATAGACTCAAATGGATCAAACGACTTGAGATCGCTGAAGAGTCTGCCAAAG GAATCGAGTACCTTCATACCGGTTGTGTCCCTTCTATTATACATAGAGACTTGAAAACAAGCAACATTCTTCTCGATAACAACATGAAAGCCAAAGTTTCTGATTTCGGCCTCTCGAAACTTGCAATCGATGGGATTTCACATGTATCGAGCATAGTTCGAGGCACTCTCGGCTATCTTGATCCCGA ATACTATATTTCCAATCATTTGACAGAAAAAAGCGATATCTATAGTTTTGGGGTGATTCTTCTTGAACTGATATCCGGTAAAGAAGCAATTTCAAATGAAAGTTTTGGTATAAACTGTCGCAACATCGTTCAATGG GCGAAAGTGCATATAGAGAACGGGGACATCCAAGGGATCATTGATCCGTCATTAGGAGACGAATATGATATACAATCAATGTGGAAAGTAGCAGAGAAAGCATTAATGTGTGTGCAGCCTCACGCAAACACGAGGCCTTCAATGTCTGAAATTATAAAAGAAATACAGGATGCAATCTTGATTGAAAGGGGAGCGGGTAGCTCGGAAGAAATATCACGGAACTCATTTAATTCTTCGTTAAATATGGGTGTGGGTGTCGATCCTTATGTGTCGTTTCATGAGTCTATTGCACTCCCCTCGGCTCGTTAG
- the LOC110904478 gene encoding uncharacterized protein LOC110904478: MSNLDEDSRLLKSQGGETALNEKSATSNRPPPPTGDRTKLWYATFAFSLLVIYNLLVQVLRWKYKGKTQTCFETQKVLINTSITAFLIAGLTLTLSLQYYITSPTRKPLSSPVLARIIKIVFSASAFVAHASLVAILIID, from the exons ATGAGTAATCTGGACGAAGATTCGCGTCTTCTAAAAAGTCAAGGGGGAGAGACTGCTCTCAATGAGAAATCTGCAACCAGTAATCGCCCCCCTCCTCCTAC GGGTGATCGCACAAAACTGTGGTATGCTACATTTGCCTTTTCACTTCTTGTGATCTACAATCTGTTGGTCCAGGTGCTTCGATGGAAGTATAAAGGAAAAACTCAAACCTGTTTTGAAACTCAGAAAGTCTTGATCAACACCTCTATAACTGCGTTTTTAATCGCGGGGTTAACGCTTACACTTTCGCTTCAGTATTACATTACCAGCCCCACCAGGAAACCCTTGTCGTCTCCGGTGCTGGCCAGGATCATAAAGATCGTGTTTTCCGCCTCGGCTTTTGTTGCGCATGCCTCACTTGTGGCCATACTGATCATCGACTAA